In Pirellula sp. SH-Sr6A, the DNA window TGGAATCGAAGAGAGACTCATTCCCATGAAACGCAGCCGGTCCAGGTCCAAAGAAGCAATCGAATTTGCACAAAGCAAGCGTCGAACATCCAACGAATTTTCGACAAATGTTTGGCAATGGATTCGCAATCGACAGATCCAAGGATTGAAGTTTCGTCGCGAATATCCCATTCCACCTTACACCGTGGATTTCTGTTGCGTGGAGCAGAAACTCATTATTGAGATCGATGGCGCAAGTCACTTCACCGAGGATGGGTTAGCGCATGATCTGCATCGCGATCGATTCCTGCATGCGCGAG includes these proteins:
- a CDS encoding endonuclease domain-containing protein, which gives rise to MKRSRSRSKEAIEFAQSKRRTSNEFSTNVWQWIRNRQIQGLKFRREYPIPPYTVDFCCVEQKLIIEIDGASHFTEDGLAHDLHRDRFLHARGVRVLRIPGYAVIGEGREVIRAIQEFVKVPNPSPPAPLPETGRGEQRSGGGSTEA